From a single Microbacterium murale genomic region:
- a CDS encoding DMT family transporter has protein sequence MNANGGFTRRGWILFAVMAFVWGITYLFIKEAVHSFTPPAVVAGRTLLGGLLLLPFAIRSGALKAAWRHWPWVLAFGLVEMAGPFLLLSHAETQLPSGLTGLLVATVPLFAVMIALLRGDRTVLAPVRLGGLLLGFVGVGIVVAGPGLFPHSEASVFAIGEILLTALLYAIAPFIIAHKLVDVPSIGTITLALFAIGLGYLPAALLTQHEVPTIRSTVSLVLLGVICTAVAFIAFFALIREVGPVRAPLFTYINPVVAIVLGAIVLAEPVTPGLLIGFPVILAGCWFAATGGRLRTRPTIAAAVSAASATGLSAVTDPPVTSPPVTDPDRQAPKRSAPDGPPSAG, from the coding sequence ATGAACGCCAACGGGGGCTTCACCCGCAGAGGGTGGATCCTCTTCGCGGTCATGGCCTTCGTATGGGGCATCACCTACCTGTTCATCAAAGAGGCGGTGCACTCGTTCACCCCGCCGGCCGTCGTCGCCGGGCGCACGTTGCTGGGCGGACTCCTGCTGCTTCCCTTCGCGATCCGCAGCGGTGCCCTGAAGGCTGCGTGGCGGCACTGGCCATGGGTGCTCGCGTTCGGTCTGGTCGAGATGGCCGGGCCGTTCCTGTTGCTCAGCCACGCCGAGACGCAATTGCCCTCCGGGCTCACGGGGCTGCTCGTCGCGACGGTGCCGCTGTTCGCGGTCATGATCGCCCTGTTGCGCGGCGACCGCACGGTCCTCGCCCCGGTGCGCCTCGGCGGTCTTCTGCTCGGTTTCGTCGGCGTCGGGATCGTGGTCGCAGGTCCGGGGCTCTTCCCCCACAGCGAGGCGAGTGTCTTCGCGATCGGCGAGATCCTGCTGACGGCGCTCCTGTACGCCATCGCTCCGTTCATCATCGCTCACAAACTGGTGGACGTCCCTTCGATCGGCACCATCACGCTCGCGCTGTTCGCGATCGGCCTCGGATACCTGCCGGCCGCACTGCTCACGCAGCATGAGGTTCCGACGATCCGTTCGACGGTGTCGCTGGTGCTGCTCGGCGTCATCTGCACCGCGGTCGCATTCATCGCCTTCTTCGCGCTCATCCGAGAAGTCGGACCGGTACGTGCGCCCCTGTTCACCTACATCAACCCTGTCGTCGCGATCGTGCTCGGGGCGATCGTCCTCGCCGAGCCGGTCACACCGGGGCTGCTGATCGGTTTCCCGGTGATCCTCGCCGGATGCTGGTTCGCCGCGACGGGCGGGCGCCTGCGCACCCGCCCCACCATTGCGGCCGCGGTGTCCGCTGCGTCCGCTACCGGCCTCTCGGCCGTCACGGATCCGCCCGTCACGAGTCCGCCCGTCACTGATCCTGACCGACAGGCTCCGAAGAGATCGGCTCCCGACGGACCGCCGTCCGCAGGCTGA
- the recR gene encoding recombination mediator RecR, with the protein MYDGIVQELIDEFGRLPGIGPKSAQRITFHILQTPTFDVARLAELLTDVRERVRFCEICGNVSEQDRCAICRDPRRNPALICVVEDAKDVSAIERTREFRGLYHVLGGAISPIAGVGPDDLRITQLMSRLADGTVQEVILATNPNLEGEATASYLSRLLTTMQITVSRLASGLPVGGDLEYADEVTLGRAFEGRRTL; encoded by the coding sequence ATGTACGACGGCATCGTTCAAGAGCTCATCGATGAATTCGGCCGACTGCCCGGCATCGGTCCGAAGTCAGCGCAGCGCATCACTTTCCATATCCTTCAGACGCCGACGTTCGACGTCGCCCGTCTCGCCGAGCTCCTCACCGACGTGCGCGAACGCGTGCGGTTCTGCGAGATCTGCGGCAACGTCTCAGAACAGGACCGCTGTGCGATCTGCCGCGACCCGCGGCGCAATCCTGCACTGATCTGCGTCGTCGAGGATGCGAAGGACGTCTCCGCCATCGAACGCACCCGTGAGTTCCGCGGCCTGTACCACGTGCTGGGCGGGGCGATCAGTCCGATCGCGGGCGTCGGGCCGGACGACTTGCGGATCACCCAGCTGATGTCGCGTCTCGCCGACGGGACCGTGCAGGAGGTCATCCTCGCAACGAACCCGAACCTCGAGGGCGAGGCGACGGCGAGCTACCTCAGCAGGCTGCTGACCACGATGCAGATCACGGTGTCACGCCTCGCATCCGGTCTCCCGGTGGGCGGCGATCTGGAGTACGCCGACGAGGTCACGCTCGGTCGTGCCTTCGAAGGACGACGGACGCTGTGA